aacggtgtttactgttttgcagatctcaggccaccgatacgagcaagagaagaggttgaaccccataagtgAAACGACCCCCTTGGTTATCCTTGTGTTAATCACTGTTTCAACAGTTGGTATGAGTGAAACATGCTTGGGTGTTTGTTGGTCATAGGGCATTTTGGTGAAAAAAAAGAATGCACCTTGAAATGATAGCGCCTTCAATTGAAATCTACGAGTCCCATAAAGATCATTGAATTTAATAGCAACATTCAAGGCATGAAGGGTATTACTTACTAACATTATATTTGAATTGATACTTTATTTACGAACTTAGTTTAAATATTATACTTGAATTACGAACTTGAGTTTAACTATAATCTAAGCTCAGCTTGCTCTACCTTTAAAATCCATTTAAACACAGATAATAACTGAATAAAGCAGACACAAAACTTTAACAATACACAACCAAATGAAATAATACTTATAGCCTGCTTTCAAAAGCATACTCAAAAATCTTTAGATAATTTCAAATTGCTACGCAAGTATTTGAACAAAAACTGTTCGATTCCACCACATTATACACTGAATCCTCATAGAAATACAAAGAGTCAACATCATCAAACACAAAACTCCTAGCAAAAAACTAAAATCAGAAGATTTAGTAGGTAACCGGTGCAAGAATCTCCAGTTGTGAGCCAAGTTTCTCTTCTGCTGCCTTCTCTGCTTTTGCCCGCAGTTTGTTGAGCTGCTTCTTTCTCTCGTACACCACTGCAGCCTTCTCTTTCCTCTTCTTTTCAAGCTCCTGTTTTCATTAATATTTACTTGTTAAATTACAGACGCTAACCCAAAAGTTTGGCATATCTTAGCTGTGATAAATGGGCCCAAATTCATGAGCCCAAACAATAACCCAAAATCATATGTGGTGAAAAAGACCACACGCCTTACCTTGATGGTTTCATAGTGGTTCCATCCAACCTCGGAAGATAACCGGCCCAACAAGCAGTACTTGTGTCCAGCTGTAAGCCTCAAAACCCTGTGattttaataaacaaaacagatGAAATTACATCAGATCAACAAGCTAAAGTATTCAAAATCAGAAGAAACACAATGATCGATGATTAAAAGTAGGGTACTAACTTGAGAGCATCAGGGATGACCATCCTTTTCTTCCTGTTGTAAGGAGTAGGAACCCCTTCAAAAACCTTCAACCTTGCTAGTGCAGCCGCTCCACGCTTTGTCTTGTGCGGAATCATTCTACAAGTAGAAATCAGCTCAAAACATAGCAACAGATGTATACTAAAACAAGAAAATACTATAATATATTCACTCAGGTTATACAACTATCTAAAATGGCAATAAATAACACTAAAACAATGATACAGTTCAAATGACAATCACTTGTTGCCACTAATACGCCGCAAACTAACCAACATAAACAACAATCACTTGTAAATTTGACCAGTAATTCATTCACAAACAGCCATCAAAAGTACGCCTCTTTCAAGCGAAACAGCACGGTCAAACTTAGTTGGATGCATAATATCATGCTACATTGTTCAATATCTAATATACCTACTAAAAACAATACAACACATGATACAATTCAAATAACAATCACTCGTCGCTACCAATGCACCGCAAAACTATCCAACAAAAACAACAATCCCTTGCGCTTTTAGCCAGTAATTCATTCATGAACAACCATAAACAAAACAAGTTTATCAAAGAAACCTCACAGCCAAATGCAGTCTGATGCATAATACAGTTCAATTTTCAATACACACATAAACAGACTATCAATATCATACAGTAACTTGTTTCACCTTTTCAAAATCCTAATTTACTACAAATCTTCTAATTCATTTGTTACACCTTGAACAGAAACAACACTTGTATCAAATTATCAATACAAACTGAGAAACAATGTCTACTCAAGCATTCATAACAATTGTGTGCATTCGTGCAGATTAACATGTATACACACATATAATATGTATATAAATAACATAAAGGCGTAATAGCTTACCCTCGGATGGTACGCCAGAGGATCTTCGAAGGAGCACGGAAATGAATGGGGCCATGAGAAGGTTTAGTGTTCATACGCTTGCGAAGAAAGCGGAGGTACTTCATCTTCTGACGGACGAGACCGCCGGAGAGGCAGATCTCTTCGCAGCGGACGACGGTTACTCGCTGGCCATTGAGTAGTTCTTTGGCTAAAATTGACGATAATCGGCCCAGCATGTGGTGGCGAGCGTCCACCACCACCTCCTTGGCGCAGATTCCCGATCCTGATACCATTGTTGTTCACCTCTGGTTTGGTCTGCGCCTACACGCTGAAATTGGGTGAAGATGAACCAGGTGTTGTTTATAGAATTAGGGTTCATAACTTTAGGGTTTACACGGTGGGCTTGGAGAGAAATCTTATGGGCCGTTGATGAGGATGTTTGGTTGAGTGAGGCCCATTGTATTGTAGTCATTGGCACTTTGGCAGGGGTTAAAAGCCTGAAACTAGTGAAACTTGGATTCTGATGTCGGTGCAAGATGATTGTCCAAAACTTATGAGACTATTTAAAGTTTGATAATTAAACATGTCACATTATTGAATCGTCACACCAAAACATATAAGTGCAATTATTCAACATAATTCCAAAAAGAAAATGCATAGATAATTCCatttattatttttaagataACCCAATGTGACTTCTATCCTTGCATTATCAAGCTTCGTTTCCTGTACTATGTGTAAAATATTTGAGACAACCACAAGAGCTCGTGAGTAAATCTAAGTTTAATTGAAAatgatttattttaaaataaacatgtaaatcaTGTGTTAATGTAATCATCACAATAATGAACAACCAACAATAAATAAAATATACTAAATGTCTGAATCTCAAGCCCACAAAGAGCGAGACTGAATGTAGGCGATACCCACATCCCATTACCATGATGAAAGGGTATGCTTGACTTTGCTTTCTTGACTTAAAaacaattaacacataataaatAATCAACACAATGAATGATAAATGAAATAAACCAATGTTTGAGCCTCAGGCCAATGAACAGTGAGACTGAGTGAAGCGATACTCACATCCCATTGTTATGAGAAAATGGTCAGCCAGTAGATCCACAATACGATTgattgcttgcttgcttgcttgcttgcttgaaTAACCTTTGCATACAAAATAAATGAACTTGCATACACAACAAATAACACATAAAATGCACATTAAACTTGCATGCTTGATAGTAAAAATGAATATGTATTTGTGCTTGAATAACCTTTGCATACAAAATAAATGAACTTGCATACACAACAAATAACACATAAAATGCACATTAAACTTGCATGCTTGATAGTAAAAATGAATATGTATTTGTGTGACATGTAATACACCCCCAGTGTTTAATGTAATAAAAGGGGGGAAATACCACACAAGAGAAAGAATAATCCAAACGACCAAAATCAccctaaaatatatataataaataatctAAGCAATCGGAACGATATAACGAGACTAATGATTCGGGTTCTTGTATTTGGGGACttttgtataaaatattatttgatatatatatatatatatatatatatagagagagagagagagaaagagggagagagagaggggggagaGGAgtgttatcttgagaacgctaaatattgcaaGAAGCGTGAGAACGAATGGAAAAACCAagcaaaaccaattttttttaatacaaacctcattgtaattaagatacaacatcaaaaaaaatttacaacatcaaataattcatttatcctctcaaaatcactcttattagatttttttaaacatgtgtaaatggcaaacttacataTGTGTAGATTTTCTTTATTTATAAATTTACGTAAATTTAAaggtgtaaattaaatttctaacattgtattcggataataatgataagtgtgaaaaaattgaatttgaattgttttttaccaagttctcgtggtttttttcattcattctcacggttctcacagtatatatatatatatatatatatatatatatatatatatatatatatataggggatggttcaaatgaaaaccacttttattgtgaaaactcgaaaactaactaaaaaaagcctaaaaaacacacaaaaaaagaaatttcaatttttttatcaaaatcgctggtttttatataaaaaaacttttttttcaaaaaaaaaaattgtagtacacatgtgtaataatacacatttgtagtacacatacacatgtctagtattacacatgtgcactacacaaattttttttttttttgaaaaaaaaaatttctatataaaaacctgcgaaatttggtttgaaaaaaaaattgtatgtttttttggcttttttaattagttttcgagttttcgcaataactagtggttttcatttgaacattcccctatatatatatatatagagagagagaggccggttaacatacaaatacactaatcgtacattacgtacgctacaacaACAACCGTCCGATCATCTCATTTAAAGCGCGTGTTTAACAATTAAATTTATCAAATTAGGATTAATAAAAAAGAgaccgccaaggttaaaatcgtcaaaTTTAAGATCAAAACACCTGATAAACGGCAAAAAAACCTCAAAAATCATAACGACAAATcctaaaatcaaaaccaaaaacgAAATTATAACAATTAATCAAAAATCGATCGATTCCTATTCACCAAATCGATCGATTCATATTCACAAATTCGTCTGAGAAAAATGAACTTCTGATGAATTTAGAAATTCTGGAAGGACTGACgatcgaagaagatgatgcagaaTGTCAAATCATGTGCGAAATCATCAAACGATGCAAATGCGAATTCAGTAAAAAAGGAAATTCTTTGAaatttcatatagtttgcgaattcatgatATGCAAATGCGATTTCAGTAAAAAAAGTTAAGTATTCTATGATATTTCATATAGTTTGTGAATTCATGATAATGCACATGCGATTTCAAAAAACTTTTCAAAAAAACTCTTCATATAGTGTGCGATTTCAGATATTTTACACATgtgatttcaaaaaaaaaaaggataTTTATAAGTTGGTCTCTTACAGTTTGCGAATTTCTTTCGAATCAAGTGCGATTTTGAATAAGAACACTgcaaaaaaaactttaaaaaatacTTTGTAattaaaatgcaaaaaaaaaacaaactaccaatcttaaaaactaaaaataatattattttatataaaaaaaacttaatttatgaACGATGTAACTataatttgacatgtaatgatgaattttacaataaatactactgaacttaccaccctacctatataataaatttactatattaatataaaaaacctaGATAACTATCTTCCATATTAAGACATAGAAGaccaaataaaacacacacaaaaacacagaccaaacaaaaatggcatctgaagatatagaaaaaatcaaaaacattgcaATCAAAGAGCTATTGTCAACTCGCACGTTGACAGAAATAAGCACTGATATCACCTCTTCTCATCTGGTTCTTGATGTGCAGGGCAAAATTCTTGAACAAATCAAGAACAATCAAGCAGTATGGGAAAATCTACTTCAAGAACCACCATCAAGCTTCAGAGACAAAGCTTTGGATCACATAAAAGAGCAATCTcgagctgatgacttagccttctctttcctgacagatgctctaaacactgtgaaggagaagatggagttcagctctATTGAACGTGACAAAATCTTTGCTTCAAGTAACTAAATTTCTGTTTAATCGTTTTATGGTTGTAACTGTGTTTGACAATAACAACTATTTTGTATTTTGGATATATGTTTTGAACAAATCTTATGCTTTATTATAATTTAAAATCGCATGAATGAATTAAAGATCTTTGCCACAAAATCGCATGTATTAAAAgtgaaatcgcatgtgaaaaatgatataaactaaatataaactgatgcatataaaatcgcatgtttatactactaaaatcgcatgtgaaaaatgatatacacaaatgaatataaaatcgcatgtgtttcgtataaattcgcatttacatttaaaaaaaattactcaTCCTCATCATCTACAGACACCTCTTCCCACTGATCTTCGTCTTCAGATCCATCATCATTACTGTAATCTTCAAAGTCATCTTCCCCTTCGTCGTCTTCACCCTCATTGACTTTGTCTCTCACACCATCTTCAATCAGGacacccttcatcttcttttttccctGTTTACCTTGTTGTTTGGCTTTAAGCTCGCCGCAAGTCCGAATGTCATGacctttttcattgcatacgctacatgtccttgaccttttccctttgcggctgatcatttgttccttcttagaTTTAATCCTTCTATGCGAGCCGCggcctttgtttcttataccagccgGCACACGAACAGTAGGGGGAgcattagttactggttgttgataaccaatcaactttgaaaatcggtcaaattttggatcaagttgcttggttatgcgactctgatcaactctctctttaagctgcatcatttgatccctcactaagactagttgatcaaggtcggaaatcaaattactaaccaaatactcccctgtgtgaatgatttcacgagcaatccGTTTAGCCTTGTTTTGCACATCCTTACCACCGATATTTAGATTGTACTTCACATTTAACTCATTGGGCACCACATCCTTCGTCCATCTCTtcataacatatttgtttggaatttctttaacaccaaacatcttgaaaagaaaatatatgTGTTTGCATAGCAGCCCATACTGCTCAAAACCCAAACAGCTACACTCTGCAGttacatcattttcaagattcttgaaccacacctagaaataaccaaaaaaaattaataaaatttaaaatcgcatatataaaaataacaatttcgcatgtctaaACCATCATGTAAATGAATAAAATTAAAATCGCATGTGAatcataacaatttcgcatgtctaaAAAATTATGttaataaataaactaaaatcgCATATCTAATGTAACAAATTCGCATGTCTAAAAAACGTGTAAAATACCTCCAATAAACCATCGCCATGTGCTTTAAAGTCCTTCAACAATATTTGGTGTCCATCAGCAAACATTCGGAAATTGTTCCATGTATCTCTACTTGCTGATCAAAAAATATAGACCTGGTGTAGatcttagcagcatctttttccaaggtagtttgactccaatcagctggctcagtatatcttgaaatatgatcattttttctatgattgaacctttgtacatccattgcaccatcaaaatgattcataaactctacgagtgtgagttgtgaattagcaacctggtaaaaaaatggttctcactctctgatCTTGAAGTTGTTCTCATAAGACCCGACATTGGCTCATGCCGGTAAAAAGCcggaatccacatggatctcatcccaaacatatcatcaatccatttgtttTCAGTAAGACCGAACTCAATCATCACCAATTTCCACTGTCTCTCAAATTCTTCGGGCTCAATCGAATCAGTCCAAACAATgtcgcacatcctccttttaaactcGTCAATATTACACAACTCGTGTCCAACCTATAACAATAAATGCTTTTTATATCAGCCTAtaacaaaaaaatattaaaataaaaataacccTACCAAAAGACAAAAATATTGCATGAAataccttatctgccacttttttcattatgtgccacatgcacaatctgtgtctgctaatagggaaaacctcctcaatagcctgtttcatagTAGGGTCTTGATCCGTCACTACGACATTTGGTTGCCGACCAAATGACTTTAAAAATGAATTCagaagccatttatatgattcaatACTCTCCGATGCCAGCAACCCAGCTGAAACTGTTACATTTCGACAGTGGTTGTCAATGCCAGTGaacggaacaaacaccatcttgtacctgaaCAACACATGCGAAACAACATTTTAGTATGTGCGAATTATTAAAAATCACATGCGAAACCAGAAGTATGGCATGCGATATATTCATCACATTCTGTTTGTTTACACATGCGATATTAAAATTGCATTAACAAACAAACATGCGAAAATATGTaacaaacatgtttgtcttgaaaCACTTACCTATTTGTCTTGAAAGTTGCATCGAACGATATCACATCCCCAAATTCAATATAGTTAAGCTTGCATAAACCATCAGCCCAGAACAAACCAGTTAACCGTTTGCCATCATCAACAGAGTATTCAAACGAATAATCAGCTAAATACTTTTTTTTTGTCAGTCATCCTATTTATTACCATGTCAGCGTCATATTCTCCTATATAGCTGTTTATTCGCTtcctaaaatttttgcaatcatcaaccgtggCACTAACATTCTCAAAACCACCATAACGTTTCCTCATTATCTGGAAAGCTTTGACAAgaccaaggtttaaagtgccaagttcccataccatctcctcctggacatctgacaattgtctgtaagctgggagcatgtgaatgtcattttgacatacaaacttatgattatggcCATCAACAAATTTCTTTACTGTATATAATCTATCATCCAGAgtgcaaatcataagttgagctttgcatcCGGTCCTAATAGTCCCCCTGTTCCTTGTTTTGAATTGCTTTTTTGACTTCGAATGATCATCAATACACAGAggcttatgtccctctttagaacaaacaaaatacttagttttgattataccaccactgtATACTTCACCACCTTTTCGaatagaaaaaccagctaacttagcatatgattgataaaacgcatatgcttgttcaatagagATAAATTGAATTCCAACAACAGGTGTAGCTGATGCCTGAACCTCCGGAGTGTAAACCCTTTCATCtacatgaatcaaaataaaaaacataaaacgtCATATAAAACACATGCGAATTGTCTGATCAAAGCATGCGAAATGATGATATTGATAAATCTGAATTACATATGCGATTTATTACATAATAACATGcgaaattgcaaaaaaaaaaaaaatcaaatgcgAATTGTAAGAGTAATAACATGCGAATTTATACATGTTGCTTTTCAAAATACAAAAGTGTAATCAAACATTCAAACTACAGAAACAGCTACAACAAATGCTACGATTAAACAAAAAACAATTATACGAACAATTTAGATAtctgaattaacataattaccaatagaaaactGGTTTGCAGCACTTGAACTtgaaattggaattggaattggaattggatttgcaggtcgcggatttaaaacatcctcaatcgaaactctctgataagcagataattgagcatgatcaccgATCGGTCGATTTTCTTCAAAATCAACTTATGTTCGTCCAGTGCTACTCTGTGGATCCATCGAAATAAACaaattgaatgaaaccctaacacagaagaacgaaaactgcaaattgtgaattatggaaaatttgaaactgatttgaataataattaccgggatatcagtgtaacgaacttctcgctgaATGAATGAAGAGACGAGTTTGCCCTCTGATGATTAGGTTAATTGTCTGATTTAACCTTATTAGACCGAAatgaatcaggacacgtgtatggctCAAAATATAGCGTATATAATGTACGATAACCCtatttgtaccatactctttacctatatatatatatatatatatatattagggtgGGGATTTcctaaaaaatgtaaaaagtcataaaacactataGTTTCAGCCACTTCAAACGTCTTTTCCACTTTGCATCTGCTTTGACAACGACCACAACAACCACGACCGTGTATATCACATGATAACTTAATATGCAGGGGTGTTAAACGGCTCATGTTCACGGGCTAACAGGttgaacccgacccgaacccgaaaattttataCGGACCCGAACTCGAATATGACCTGAATATTCGTAGGTTGACTCGAACACAACTCATTCaacccaattttttttattttttatttttccacATATTcatataataaaattaaaatttactaaaaaacACAAATGTGTATAATATAATTACATTTAAATCATAAAATCTTATGTCAAATTCTCTTTTTAAATTATGAATAAAAACACACGAATATGAATAATACAATTACATTTAcattataaaatcttatgtcaaattttctttttaaattataattataGCATCAAATACACACCAAGTTTAacttatgacataaaatatataatataataataaatgggTTAAATGGGTCAATCCGTCAACTCGACCCGTGTAGCTAAATATGTTTACGGGTTCAATCTAAACTAACCCAAACCCCTTTAAACTAAACCCAAACCTAAATTTCATGTTATATTCAGATCATGTTTTTAAATCGTGCAGAAATACACACCCCTACTCTCCATATAATAAAACACCAGCCACATCTTTGTAACACATACAACCACTCATTTAACTCCACATGTTCAACTCTACACTCAAAGAACTTTTTATTTCCCTCACCAACCCCATACCCCTCCacctaagggggtgtttgggattgcgttttcaacctgattatttaattattgtgttttgaaatcgcaaaaaatctattttgagtgtttggtaaaaaattaataaaaagtgattttttacgttttgtagagttcaaaacgtgataatccataagtaggtcaccccttgctgcaggaaaacgtgataatccaaaaactgattttttacgttttcatttatttatttttttgaaatatatatacttgccaaacactcaaatagttgattatctgattattgtgatatcaaacaacataatcaaatccaaacaatgttgattatctgattattgtgatatcaaacaacataatcaaatccaaacactatatttctgcagcacgttttgttacagctaattatctgattacgattattcaaaacgcataatctattttcaaaactcaaccccaaacaccccctaaatctTTGGCACACCCACCAATCCACCATTATTTCTTTTGCTGTTCATAACAAGGCTTGTTGATCAGATCTACTATAGTTGTGCATTTTTTGAGAGACCTGTAATATGGGTAAAGTGTTtacttttaagttttttttttttttttgggtaggttttttgggggtttttttggttagatatatttttttttatcaaaattactttaaaagaatattttacaaaattgctctacaagatcaaaattactctacaaaatctTTTGTAGactaattttgataattaccctacaagcaaacatttacgaaaatgtcaccgcctttttttgtcttttccttCAGTTCATACGTTTAGTACGTTAACTTTATTTGTACAGGAACTTTACCCCTATACGTAAGTAGTGtaaggatcaaatacaaatgagTTTAACATACAAAATATCCTTAACATCAGAAATgaaagaagtttttttttttttttttaattttttttaccatcTACTTAAGTACGATGTTTAATggcaaaatgtaaaaaaaaatgtgattttaCACTAGTAAAGAGTAATTATAATCAATGTAAAGTAATTATAATTATTCTACTAGTGAAAAATCACGATTTTTTAGATTATATGACTAAAATACGTGATTAATAAGATGGGCaaaaaatttcaagaaaagaaaTCTCTCATTTATTTCTCACGTTAAGCCAATTTGTAtgtttagagcattcacattggtTCCCCTAAAAATATGTGAGTGTGTTACTTATATTATAAGGA
The Helianthus annuus cultivar XRQ/B chromosome 6, HanXRQr2.0-SUNRISE, whole genome shotgun sequence genome window above contains:
- the LOC110864934 gene encoding 60S ribosomal protein L13a-4, which codes for MVSGSGICAKEVVVDARHHMLGRLSSILAKELLNGQRVTVVRCEEICLSGGLVRQKMKYLRFLRKRMNTKPSHGPIHFRAPSKILWRTIRGMIPHKTKRGAAALARLKVFEGVPTPYNRKKRMVIPDALKVLRLTAGHKYCLLGRLSSEVGWNHYETIKELEKKRKEKAAVVYERKKQLNKLRAKAEKAAEEKLGSQLEILAPVTY
- the LOC118479513 gene encoding protein FAR1-RELATED SEQUENCE 5-like — protein: MTSSITNGSIDFEENRPIGDHAQLSAYQRVSIEDVLNPRPANPIPIPIPISSSSAANQFSIDERVYTPEVQASATPVVGIQFISIEQAYAFYQSYAKLAGFSIRKGGEVYSGGIIKTKYFVCSKEGHKPLCIDDHSKSKKQFKTRNRGTIRTGCKAQLMICTLDDRLYTVKKFVDGHNHKFVCQNDIHMLPAYRQLSDVQEEMVWELGTLNLGLVKAFQIMRKRYGGFENVSATVDDCKNFRKRINSYIGEYDADMLNYIEFGDVISFDATFKTNRYKMVFVPFTGIDNHCRNVTVSAGLLASESIESYKWLLNSFLKSFGRQPNVVVTDQDPTMKQAIEEVGHELCNIDEFKRRMCDIVWTDSIEPEEFERQWKLVMIEFGLTENKWIDDMFGMRSMWIPAFYRHEPMSGLMRTTSRSESHDIRTCGELKAKQQGKQGKKKMKGVLIEDGVRDKVNEGEDDEGEDDFEDYSNDDGSEDEDQWEEVSVDDEDE